tcttgtttgagttcgttttcgttttcctgctgatcagtatgcggagttgcattttctgtgctTGATTTAAGATTTGGTGTtcgtatttgtggatctgtgttcgcgaattgataaactgtgtttccgtgttgaatctggaattgttttcTAATTTCAGTTTGtgttgctgaagaagatgatgtcctgtcaaatgttggggaccacttgctttttagatgctttttgcttttttttactttttgtcctttgcttttcgttataacctgcagatctgtcagcccagtcaccttgactaccactaccctctgaatattctgtctagcccaaaatagaatcccgtaccttccaaatatttcctgttacaaaaatgtctccctatttccacgtacacagctgcacccctacactcctttccccattctagtcagtaggaaattacctttaagttcttgcctaggtagagactcaacccgagcgtggtagctaaccaaaccatccagaatatcaccacaatagttttaacgcaccatctctgtgggattcgacccttaccaccactatactgatcagtagaagtgggttgaggaatttttgaaaccagggtctaggcttagttaggatctctatcctgaccagtaggatatatccttgcttgaacgacacctaagcacccTGAGAAATCCATCGTTTCATCGTCCATCCCTCAAATCTAACGGTTCcaattaagaaggaacttaaatctaagggaggaaaaggagattaacactaccctatatatatatatagaatactactccctccattacATAGTAGTGGAAGCATTTCTtatcggcacgagatttaagaaaaaatgtgttaaatgaattaagtaaagaaagaataaagtaggaaaagaaaaaagtagagagcttaagagagagtaaaataagtgagaagaaatatgttgacttttactaaaaaggaaatgacccAACTACTATGAAACAtatcaaaatagcaaaatgacttcactactatggaacggatggagtactacttCATAGAATCATAGTTAGCGGTATATGATCTTGagatagaaattaaaaattagtgcCAAGTAGTAAATGATTgataatcaaattaaaataatgatcAACAAAAATTAGCAACACCATCCTTCATAAATAACACAACTACCAACTCACTTTTCCCTTCCCTGCTCAAAGTTATATACCATCGTAAACATCTTTTAATGCTTGTGCAGTTCATAAAATCACACCATTATTGTTTAAATAACTTGTACTGCTTTAGTATTACCCTATATACGTCATCCTACTATGGATATGTACATGGAGGAATCTTAGATTGTTTCATGTTGTGATCTCACAGTGCTTCGTAGTTTCGTCAATAAACAAGATCACAACCATAGCTACTCACAAAGAATCACCAATATCTGGCAATTTCTTCTGGCCTTTATTCTTCCCTCCCTGTGTATATTCAGAAGCATTTCTAAGCTTATCGAGCAGTTCATTTACTAATGATTAGGCTCATCATTTACAACTCATTACTTTGGGCCGAAGGCTGTCAGTTGTATGCTAAGTAGATCTGTAATATCAGTTCCAAGAGCAGAAACAAAGACTTCAGATATGAATGCAAGGCATTCCTACAATGCAGTCTCAAAGCTGTACCTTAACTGTGGTTACCACAACCATTGACTTTGTGGAGGGGGATAAGGAGGGGGCTTGCCGTCAGATAAGCGATCATTCAAAATCCACCATAGTTATTTATTCACGTCCAATCATTTTAAACCATAATCATTGCCCTGTTTCATATAGTCTCTGCACCGATCCAACCCATCAGATATTACATAGAAACCTCCGTCGCTGCAAAGGTGTAATTAAAAGCACATCAATACTGATTTGCATAGCAAACATAAAATATAGTGAATTCTATCACTTCAAAATACAACTATGGCTCGAAAGTAACAATCTCAACTGGTTAATTAACTTACATGGAATTTGGATTCCCTCATATTCTCTAGTAACTGGGAAATCTCCAGCTGCTTCGCCACTGTAGAATTCAATGCCTAAAGCACACAAAAGATTTAATACATTCAATAGGCTTAAAAGTGCAAAGTAAAAGAAGTAAATAAAATGACTAATTACCCGTTTTGTTTTCTCAAGATCAAACTCAACAGACTTGATCCTTTCCAGAGATAGCTGAAGCAATTGGTCTTTCTCCATAGGAATCTCAGCAGGCTTCTTCTTAATTTCTTCCAATAAATTTTCCAGTCTCTGGAGGCGCTGTACACATGGAAGGACCATACTCTCTTCTCTAACAGCTTCTGCACCAGCAGATAATTGGTTGTTTGATTCTTGCTCACTTCCCAATGTATTAGATGGATAAACACCGGTCTGCCTCCTCAAACATTCAGCATGTGCATTCTGAATAAGATCAAAAAGCTTGGTGATTATAGACATCACTGTTCTCGTCATGCACCGGAAACCTCTCTTTACGACCCTTTCCTGGATGGATTCCAACCAATACATAACCAAGGTACCTAATAAAACGTGCAATTAAACTTTTTAACAATAACTAGTGAATAATATAAGAAATAGAGGAAGTTGTTGTGAATAGTCACATTACCATTAAAAGGCAGCTCACATGTACATGAACAGGACAAGTGAGATTCATATTAcgacattttattattaaatataccTAATAACAAATTTCTGAGAGATTTTCAGCATAAAAACAACTTTAAAGAAATGAATATAGATAGAAAGCATTGATGAGCTTCATACTGGAAGAGAATCCATTTAAATGACCAGATTAAGAATTTatcttcatttaaaaaaaagataaaagaaacaaTAGCAACAACAACATGCAGGAATTGATGCAAAAACAAACCTTCGAAACATTGTCTTGCGTTGAAATTTGTATTTCCAACAACATTGATATTAGAGGACTCTTCTTCCACACCTTGCTCATTGTCACTGTCTTTATCTTGTCGAAATTGATCATCACAACTATAATACACACTCGCATCTGATGTTCTGACctgaaatttatataaaaatattgagaTACAAGCATGTGTGCTTTTAGATTTGAACCCTgagaaatttataaaaatattgaaatacaaGCATACATGCTTCAACATTTGAACCCTGAAAAATATAcgactccctccgtccctctgtaataaaggcatttcttttcggcacaggatttaagaaattgtgttaaaagtgagttaagtggaggaagaataaagtaggaaaggaaaagggtagagagatgaagagagaataaagtaaaagagagtaaagtaagagagaaggataGTTGGTGCTTTTTAccaaaataagaaatgactcaactacaatGAGACAcccaaaaaaggaatacgactcagttacagagggacggagggagtactatatattactccctccatcccggaaaagtatgaacatttggttcggcacgggttttaatgtataattggtaaagtaagagagagagagataaagggtagtgtaagtagtgttagtggagagtgggctccacattattagtaatgtggtgtaatggtataagttgtaaataaaatgatgtgtagggataacgtgttgtttaactattccaaaattagaaagttcatacttttcagggacggacaATAAGGAaataaggaaatagttcatacttttaagggacgaatggagtataaaatattgGGATACATGCATGCATGCTTCTAGATTGGAACCCCCATAAGTGTCCACTCACAAAAATGTTTATTTACATAGGTGGCTGTTGTTTGGAAACatacatgcataaaatatatAGGCTTCCAATTATTAGACTTAATAGGATCTTACATTTGCTATAGAGAACTCATAACCTGCTAAGCATGTAAGTACACTTACTTCATTAAGCGGGGTATGTCTTGAACTCGTTTCGCAATTTTGTCTTGTTGGAGAGGAATGATCATCAAAATCATATCCTGATTCGAACGCAGATGTGTCACTGCATCTTCCCTGGCCATTTGATACACCAAAGAGATCAAACAAACATGCTAACAAAACTAATATCCTATTTTATGCGATTAAGTACCTTCATTGGCAGTAATTGAATATTCGAGTCCTTTCCCTGCCAATCACTGCTTGTTTTACTGATCTTCCTTACCAAAGTTGCTTCTGCATTATACACAATCTACAAACAAGTACTTTAGAATAACCCCGCACTCTGGTATCAGTCTTGAGAAGAAATGAACTGCCTCATTTAGTACCTTCATTATTTCAGGATCATTCCAAGGGCCTTTGTTCGATCTTAGACAACCTCCCTCAACATCACAAGAGCATGATCCACCCAAAAAATCAGGCAATTGACTGGGAACAATACAAGAAACAGTTAGGTAAcattttcactaactttttaagATTGATCATTTAATCAAACCTTGGGTCTATGACTTCCAGCAGTTTCGACAAGGATTTAGGGTCCAAAACCTGTACAACATAGAGAAACGTGTGTAATCAAATAATTTGTGGCAAATAGAAGAGAAAGGGAGGGTGAGAAAAGAGACAGGAACGTGAGTCAAGTGGTAAAATGTAGATATCCAGTACATGGATTTTTGCTACAGTTTTGGGATCCAGAAACTTCTGCGCAGCAGGCCAAAGAACCTTCTTGAATCCAGGTCCAGCATTGACAATGTACATTTGATGTAGTGtctgtaaaaaaagaaacgttAGGAAACAATAGATCATTCATGTTTAGTGGCATATGAAATATAGTCGacaggaaaaggaaaaaagatgCTCACTACTAAATACCTCTGGATAGTAACTGTTATCAATCTTTGCCATGGCTGCTAACAGACTAGTGGCTGTTGAAGTGAAATTTTTAATCCCCTGCAGTCAGAAATTACGAAAATTTTATCAATATGTTTGTAAAGAGAAACAAGAAAGAActcttaaacaaaaaaaatggaacTAAGGTCTAacaaattgatttttttgtgaacTATCCTTTTTCCTAATGATGGTAATAAGAACAATGAATGATTcataaaatgcaaaaaaagaGCATTAGCTTCAGGataatttgttttaaaatttaatccACTCACCAAGCCCTGTACATCCAAAATTGTGGTTGTTGAGTAGATCCGCCGTTTAGCGGCAATAGAGCAGGCTGGGAACTTCTCATGTATAGCCCTCTCAAATTCCTGAACATGATATTTCAAGTATCTTTCCACTGAAGTAATGCGAATTAGTTTACTGGGTTGAGCTTTTCCCAGCCTTTCAATGTAAACAGGCCTGCCTTCTCTATCAACACCATGATATCCCTGTGGATAATAATTCAACACTTGTTCCTGCTCCTTGAATTCGAAGTCCTGAAAGTTACTTATCAGCAAATACTATCTGATAGATAATATGCTTAAGCCATTTCCCTCTCCTATGCAGGGAGAAAGAAAGATAAAGATGGCAGACTTATAAGTATGAACTGTCCCATGGCAAGTATGGACCTATCCAAGATCAAATGTACAGTACATTGTGTGATACAAAAACTACAAAGCTGTTCTCCTAGTTCGACATGCAGTGTATCATTACCTCCAAAATGGTGTCCGCTCCAAACTCCCTCCTCCAATTAAGCATTTCCTCCCACATTTGGATAGTCTTGTTAATGTCGAAATCTCTTGATTTCAGAAATCTGGCAGTTGCAAAATAATAGAATAAGACCAAATGATAAGGTTGCGTAGCAGAGTTTGGGTGGGGTTAAGGGTGCAGTAAAGCTAATATATTAACTGGTAGTATGCACTATACCACTGCCCCATCCTGCTCCTGATTTTTTTACATACATGGTGCCCAGGTGTTACTTTTACAGGAATACAACAAAGGTTATCTCCAGAGAGATTTCAAAATTCTAAGAGCTATGGTAAAAGAGACCCGAAACTTCCTTGGAAGCTTCTGTAGAAATAAAATTAGTTGTCAATTATTCTCTGCCTTTAGAAAAAACATGCACATGACATGAGTGCTACTGCATTAAGCACATCCAAATGAATGAAAATACTGTTTATTTTACAGGTCCACTTTTTTGTTTTGCCCGTGAGGAAGAGCAACCAGTAGAAGTACTCCACATATCCGAAAAGAAATAGATGCTGAAATTCTGGGTTTCAGATTTTACTTAAAATTAAACATAACAGTTTCAGATTTTACTTAAAATTAAACATATCTCAATAGAATTCTATAGCATCCTTTTTAATCCAAACTGAATGAAACAGGATCATGAGGAAAGAAGGTCTTCCAAAGAGTTGCAAGAAAATTCACCTCAGCAAAGTATGGTAGTCATCATGTTTAACAGGCAGCAAATCCATGTCGAGGAGGTTTTGACGCAGTTCTGCGACAACACTCTCCTCTTTTGGGTCACGCACGTCCTCAATAGAAACAGAAGGCACTCTAAAATCAACTTTCCTTTTCCCTCTTTTCTTAAGTGAATGAGTGAGCTTGTTTGAAGCATATAGAGCTTTCTTCTTCAAAGATCCCATCTTTGATCTCCTTCTCTCATCTTCAGAGTTCTCATAATATGATCTTCTCTCCCTTGTTTCATCATACACATCTTGTCTTTCTACAAGGGAAACATAAAAACAGCATGATACTCTACTCTAAGAATGAAATATCTTCTAATAGATTCTTTCTTATGTCTGGAGCATCCAGATAATAGGATAAGCTATACACCTGCCATTTTGGCCAAGTCAGAAGGACAAAATACTTGATCCTCAAACCTCAGGCATGCAGTTTCCTAAAGAACCAGCTGAAGTTGGACTACATCAGTAATGAAACCAAACAGATTAGAATCACATTATGGGTTGGAAAATTTGATCACACCTCAAAGATTAATGAATATTATccgtattatttttatattgtcTTAAACTGATTTGAACAACATTGCCATACTTGAACATTAACAAAGCAGATGTGTGCAATTTGGTCCAAGCAAATTACAATCACACCAACAGTTCCAATCCAAGGGACGCCATCCGCATGGGTAACATCAAACTTACAGGATGTTATTCCCTTAAAATcttcccaaaacaattaaattaaataatagcgaGTGGCCTCAAATAACAGATCTGGAAAATGTACAACCGACACAACAGCTTTGGCAATGACAATAATTGTTCTGCTCCAAATTAGTATTACTAACTGTAACTAGTTGCTTTCTCTCGTTAAAGTGAGACAGTTCAATGTTAGCTACACTTTGTTTGAGAATAACTATAAGTATCCTCCCAGCTAATCAGCAGTCATATTCAGAAAACTTCAACATAATCAGGGAAAGTAGACAGAAATAAGCAAAATAGACAAGAAGCCTATTTAAATGGAAAATCGAATATCTGAAATGAGACACGGTCCATTCAATCTGTTACAGCCATCACTAAACTGAAAAATGAACAATGCAATTACGTTTCCTCTCAGATCTCGCCCTAGACTCAATTTAGGAGTAACAAAAAAGAATAGATGAATATCTCCAAACGCCAAGAAAAACGCAATccatacacatatataaaaacAGAAACACATGCATCCATATATGAGGACAGTATGGGAGAACTGGAGAGAGATGCTTACACAAAACCCTAACCAAAATCAGCTGGATCCGATTCGCGTGAACCTATTGCATTGAATTTTCTAATTGTCCATCCTCAACCTCAGAGGATGTCTCTGTACAATAGAAAATCCTCAAAAATTCGAAAAGGCGCGAGATATTAGGTAGAGAATTCGTGAGACTGAATGAAAACGAAAGATCTGATAAGAAAAAGTGGTATAGTCTAGAAAAGCGAGTTGTGCTGTGCTATTgaaatctctccctctctccctctctcttcacGAAACCAAATTCTGAAGCTTCCAGCAATTTTGTTTAATTCTCTTACGTGGCACCCTCCGCCATTCCTGATATTTGTTTAAATTATGATTTCGAATTTCTATCATATCATATCTTAAAGACTTAGTTTCTAAATATTAATGCTAAATGACGAAGTTCACTTTTGCTCATCAGTGtataaatactactattatcttTTACTGATATTTATTGATCGAAttaattaaacatttttttattcgCCTTTTATCTTTTTCATTCTTACTAAACAATATTGTTTgtaatatcaataaaaataaaatgtcctTTGGTATTAAAACtttatagtattaatattttacttacaataaataatactactattatcttTTACTGATATTCATTGATCGAATTAATTAAACATATTTTTAGTCGTCTTTTATCTTTTCAATTCTTATTAAACAATATTGTTTGTATTATCAAAAAAAATGTCCTTTGGTATTAAAACATTatagtaattaatattttactttttttttcaaggaaatattttactttcaaatttcataaaactaataaaaattgtttattttatgttataGGTTTCTCAAATTTCAGTATATAACGGCAGTGGCGGACGCAAAAATATTTTATGGCAGGGGCtgtacaataattttttttagttaacaTACACTTCTTTCGTCTTTTAAAAGTAGAAATTTTTATGGCGGCGCGAGTTTTAAAATGAAACTGGTATAGTTAGAAACGAAAAATGATAAACTAGTTGAAATAGTATTACTTGTAGTGAACTCtacattattagtagtataataaGTGATGCAAAGatttttacaattttaaaataaataatgaatcaaAATGATAAACATTTGAACTTACTGTATTTATAAGAgtagtaaaaacatgtttagtacatttttaaattacaatacaacaattaaacatttttaatacactaaaaaGTACTAATAGAAGTAGAACATGTGATATAGGCGTAGCCTATAGGTAGGGGACTTGACATTtgctaattttattattcttattaatttaattagtcttGTTATCCCatctcatcttcttcctcaagCACCAACGAcagctttttttttttaaatccttGTATAATTTCAACTTTCAGCCCTCATTCTTGTTCAATCTTTTACATTTTAGACTTTAAATACATTAGTTTGGTGAGGGCTAaagacattttttttaaatttcaaaattttttgaaatacaaaatattaaaaaaagtaatttggggagggcttaagcccttccttTCTTGGCTGTGTGTCCGCCACTGTATAACGGTATAAGACTTACAAATGGATTCAAAGAATATTTCACACATTGTTATTATGGCATGGTAAtctttatgaaaatatattccAAAGGactataaaaagtatttttatatactttacttaaattgtaaattttctattttaacacAATACCTAAAAATGAGACAAATATACACGAAATTTAACACGGTACCTAAAAATGAGACAAATATACATGAAATTAATGGGTTAGTATCAAAGCATATCGTGTTCGTGTTCTTATCATACAGCTAATTATAATATGGTGATTTTAGATTGGGTCCAGGTTTATTTTGGATAACCTATTAATAATTAGCACAGTATATTatcttataattatatttttagtttctcACTTTATATGGTCCTCTATTCCCAGCCTTCACAATCACGACAATCAAATTGTCGAGTCTTATCTCACCCGTAGCACGTCTGTCACGTGTCATCATCGTGTTATTCTCATGTCGTGACAACATGAATAGAAATGCATTGCTTACGGATTTGTGCCGTGTACAGATCGTGCTCGGGTTGAATATAGCATATCGGATTCATatttagattataaatttaataattttatctgAATGctcaatatttttaataatcaaGTGAATGTTAACCTTCTTTTATAAAATGTCAATCTAATACTTACATATAAAACGTCAATACAATTCATGTTactattatgttgacatttttaatacatcgGGTTGACATCACGAGAATTACGAAAATTACCATATAAGGAATGACATTTATAAccttatatattaaaattatttttgaattaatacATGACATTATTTTAAGTCATTATAGATTTAAATCTTTAAAATCTTAGTAGTGTAAATATGGTTATAGTAGCATTTAAGTATGAATTGTCATTTAAATACATCCATATAAGCAGTGACTGTAGTGTATATATATTGCTATTTAGTAGTAAGACACAAAGATGTAGTTGGACTTGAATAAAACATGAACTATAACAATTTTGGATTTATTCCTATTTACAAAAATAGCTTATCATCCGTTTACTTAATGATACTTTATTAAAGATGATGAATAGCTTCACTCGGTATTAGCAGTCCGATTTTGTCTTGTTCTCAACCCTTTCCGGTCAAAATCTGTTGCACCGATCTCTTCTTACGTCAGTCAACAGCTAATCGACTCCTCCGTTACGCTCTGCAATTGCAGTAAACACCATTTTCTTGAATCTTCTTTACACTACTAAGCTACCGTACTTGGATTCTAATCAGGGAGATGGCATCTGCTGTTTGGTCTAGTGCTCTCTTCACCCACCGCGTCTTccaatctctctcttcttcttcatcgcCTTACCCAAAATCCCGATTCTTATTTTCTTCACTTTCCGCTGTAAGTTCTTTAGTTGCTTCCTATGCTCCATTGATTGATCCATTTTTCTTCCACTTGTCCCTTTAAGCAATGTTATTTGATGCTCCAGAGTGGATTTTAGTTGAACTCAATATTTTATTAGGCAAAATCAAGCTTCTTATTATGTGTTTATGAACTAGAGCTGCAggttcctttttctttttaattaattgtacGTTGTGATGGAAAGGTGAATGGTACATTTTCTAGGTCAGTggatttagggttttttttgttGAGTAGAATTAGCTTTCCTTGTTTGAATGGGCTTAATACTCTAGCTCTATCATTAGTATCAGTAACATACCAAATCGAATCTTGGCCTATGCCTTGCAGTTTCAGTCTCGTGGCACTGCAAGTCAATAATTTTCACTTTGCTTATATTTGTATGTATATTTCATTTTGAGTTCTAAGTTTCTTATTTGAAGTAGATGTTAGATCatattatacatttatttatttatctcttTTCCCTGGTTGCAGAAGAAACCACTGCACTCATGGCCTGTTTCATCCCATCTGGGATATAAACTTCCAGGATCCATATCTTGCATGTCTTCAGCAGCTGCTGCATCGCAAGCTACATCCTCAGCACAAACCTTGTCAATCAATGATCCTGTTGTTTCAGCTGATTGGCTCCATGCGAACCTACGAAGTCCTAATGTGAAGGTTTGCGCTTTCATTTTTCCCAATTGATCTGTATAGTAGTGATATATGGAATATTATTGAACAATTTTAAAGTCTTGGATGTATGTTTGTGTTTCTTTGGCCTCTTTATAAATTTAGATGCTCAACATCCAAGGAATA
This sequence is a window from Salvia splendens isolate huo1 chromosome 5, SspV2, whole genome shotgun sequence. Protein-coding genes within it:
- the LOC121804651 gene encoding phosphatidylinositol/phosphatidylcholine transfer protein SFH13-like; protein product: MAERQDVYDETRERRSYYENSEDERRRSKMGSLKKKALYASNKLTHSLKKRGKRKVDFRVPSVSIEDVRDPKEESVVAELRQNLLDMDLLPVKHDDYHTLLRFLKSRDFDINKTIQMWEEMLNWRREFGADTILEDFEFKEQEQVLNYYPQGYHGVDREGRPVYIERLGKAQPSKLIRITSVERYLKYHVQEFERAIHEKFPACSIAAKRRIYSTTTILDVQGLGIKNFTSTATSLLAAMAKIDNSYYPETLHQMYIVNAGPGFKKVLWPAAQKFLDPKTVAKIHVLDPKSLSKLLEVIDPSQLPDFLGGSCSCDVEGGCLRSNKGPWNDPEIMKIVYNAEATLVRKISKTSSDWQGKDSNIQLLPMKGRCSDTSAFESGYDFDDHSSPTRQNCETSSRHTPLNEVRTSDASVYYSCDDQFRQDKDSDNEQGVEEESSNINVVGNTNFNARQCFEGTLVMYWLESIQERVVKRGFRCMTRTVMSIITKLFDLIQNAHAECLRRQTGVYPSNTLGSEQESNNQLSAGAEAVREESMVLPCVQRLQRLENLLEEIKKKPAEIPMEKDQLLQLSLERIKSVEFDLEKTKRALNSTVAKQLEISQLLENMRESKFHRRRFLCNI